In Reinekea thalattae, a genomic segment contains:
- a CDS encoding tyrosine-protein phosphatase: protein MHPHDTLALANGSTFVFTPCPGTKETSISDALTVLQQAGATAVITMNGDAELSQLGVATLGDEIADMGMRWFQLPVEDDCEPEAAFAEAWQANKAALLELVENKNTLAIHCRGGTGRTGLMAAILMLEAGFSWQETKTQIQSIRPKALTLAPHLNYLKTHYSIGE, encoded by the coding sequence ATGCACCCACATGATACGCTAGCCTTAGCGAATGGTTCGACATTCGTATTCACCCCTTGCCCTGGCACCAAAGAAACCTCCATTAGCGATGCTCTTACGGTATTGCAACAAGCAGGCGCAACCGCGGTTATTACCATGAATGGTGATGCAGAACTCAGCCAATTGGGTGTTGCTACGTTGGGTGATGAAATTGCCGATATGGGTATGCGTTGGTTTCAATTACCCGTTGAAGATGACTGTGAACCTGAGGCTGCTTTTGCCGAAGCATGGCAAGCAAATAAAGCCGCGCTATTAGAGTTGGTCGAAAATAAAAACACGCTTGCGATACATTGTCGCGGTGGCACCGGTCGTACTGGCTTAATGGCCGCCATTTTAATGTTGGAAGCAGGCTTTAGCTGGCAAGAGACGAAAACTCAAATTCAGTCGATACGACCAAAGGCGTTAACGCTGGCACCACATCTTAATTATTTAAAAACACACTATTCAATTGGCGAATAA
- the fhuB gene encoding Fe(3+)-hydroxamate ABC transporter permease FhuB, whose product MKRTIGGFLILSLVAIFSLQVGIDVAFSEQLLLIKSALLQQNIELSFDAILMLENRLPRLAVALFVGATLGIVGSLMQQLTQNPLVSPLTLGTASGAWLALVIGSIWLPVITANLSLYIAMFGAMLALVLVILIAGFSNLSGLPIVLAGLAVNILFGSIATAIILLHNQYATGLFIWGAGDLEQNGWQTFQWLAPRLSPLLLILVFAPRVLMLLRLGQSNASARGLSLIPAFLLLFCLAIWSLSVAIASVGVISFIGLLAPNASRLMGARLPRQELVLSAFLGAAILMLADSLAIAITNVSTNLLPTGVATAMIGAPALIYFSRVKLQAKDNLHLALPDSRFRFTHVTVGLLVLLLLLMISFASFIHIDVTELGKRWQFSLPGSYNWSLRWPRMLTAISAGSATAVAGVLLQRLIYNPLASPDVLGISAGATLMLVAASIFFGHNIYHSGPLLALLGSALALLALILLARKQQYAPSIVVLIGISIGAMIEALVHFCMARGDETSYNILAWLAGSTYRVSQQAALLLAVVVGVILALVFTAHRWLTLISGGRSFAHARGLNVQRAFLLLLCAVALLVALVTSVMGPVAFVGLLAPHIAVMLGARKVLAQLICALLVGANLMLVADTFGQLVLYPAQIAAGTIVAIIGGCYFIFLLLRSRLAH is encoded by the coding sequence ATGAAAAGGACGATCGGCGGATTTTTAATACTTAGCTTGGTGGCAATTTTTAGCCTTCAGGTTGGTATTGATGTGGCGTTCAGTGAGCAACTTTTGCTGATTAAATCTGCCTTGTTGCAGCAGAATATAGAGCTGAGCTTCGATGCGATTTTGATGCTGGAAAATAGGTTGCCTCGTTTAGCGGTTGCGTTGTTTGTCGGTGCGACATTAGGCATCGTTGGCAGCCTAATGCAGCAGTTGACGCAAAATCCGTTGGTGTCGCCACTCACGTTAGGCACGGCTTCAGGTGCTTGGCTAGCGTTAGTCATCGGCTCTATTTGGCTGCCGGTTATTACCGCCAACTTAAGTTTATACATCGCTATGTTTGGCGCGATGCTGGCTTTAGTCTTGGTGATATTGATTGCAGGTTTTTCTAATCTTTCAGGCTTGCCGATTGTACTGGCAGGCTTGGCGGTCAATATACTCTTTGGCTCTATTGCGACTGCTATTATTTTACTGCACAACCAATACGCGACGGGTTTATTTATTTGGGGTGCGGGTGATTTAGAACAGAACGGTTGGCAGACCTTCCAATGGTTAGCGCCAAGGCTTTCGCCGTTATTATTGATTTTAGTTTTTGCGCCTAGAGTGTTAATGCTATTACGCCTAGGGCAGAGCAATGCTTCTGCGCGCGGGCTTTCTTTAATCCCTGCTTTTTTATTGCTCTTCTGTTTAGCGATTTGGAGTTTGTCGGTGGCGATTGCCAGCGTCGGTGTGATCAGCTTTATTGGCTTATTGGCACCCAACGCCTCGCGGCTAATGGGCGCTCGTTTACCACGGCAAGAATTAGTATTAAGTGCCTTTTTAGGTGCCGCCATATTAATGTTGGCCGACTCGCTCGCCATTGCTATTACTAATGTTAGCACTAACTTACTGCCCACTGGTGTTGCCACAGCGATGATCGGCGCACCGGCGTTGATCTATTTTTCTCGCGTGAAATTACAGGCTAAAGATAATCTACACCTTGCTTTGCCAGACAGCCGATTTCGCTTTACTCATGTGACTGTGGGTCTGTTGGTATTACTGCTGTTGTTAATGATCAGCTTTGCCAGCTTTATTCATATTGATGTTACAGAGCTTGGTAAGCGTTGGCAGTTTTCGTTGCCAGGTTCCTATAACTGGTCGTTACGTTGGCCAAGAATGCTGACCGCGATCAGTGCTGGCAGTGCAACGGCAGTTGCTGGTGTGTTATTGCAACGGCTTATTTATAACCCGCTCGCCAGCCCTGATGTGCTCGGGATTTCCGCAGGTGCGACATTAATGCTGGTCGCGGCGAGTATTTTCTTTGGTCATAACATCTATCATTCTGGGCCACTGTTGGCGTTGCTCGGTAGTGCGTTGGCGTTGTTGGCGTTAATTCTCTTGGCAAGAAAGCAGCAATACGCGCCCTCTATTGTGGTGCTGATCGGTATTTCGATTGGTGCCATGATCGAAGCGCTGGTGCATTTTTGCATGGCGCGCGGCGATGAAACTTCCTATAACATCTTGGCTTGGTTGGCAGGCTCGACGTATCGAGTATCGCAACAGGCGGCGCTTCTTTTAGCTGTTGTAGTTGGGGTTATTCTCGCTTTGGTGTTTACAGCGCATCGTTGGTTAACGCTGATTTCAGGTGGCCGTAGTTTTGCTCATGCCCGTGGACTCAATGTGCAGCGGGCATTTCTGCTGCTTTTGTGTGCCGTAGCGCTGCTCGTTGCGTTAGTGACCAGTGTCATGGGGCCGGTCGCGTTTGTTGGTTTGCTGGCGCCTCATATTGCCGTCATGCTTGGCGCGCGTAAGGTTTTAGCTCAGCTTATTTGTGCCTTATTGGTCGGCGCTAATTTGATGCTCGTTGCCGATACGTTTGGTCAGCTGGTGCTGTACCCCGCGCAGATCGCAGCCGGAACCATTGTGGCTATTATTGGTGGCTGCTACTTTATCTTCTTATTGCTTCGCAGCCGCCTCGCTCATTAG
- a CDS encoding iron-siderophore ABC transporter substrate-binding protein, with amino-acid sequence MMKKIKLLKQALLSAAVFTFAVSAFADIQVEDSHGMQTLPKTPQRVAALNWDIAEQVLELGVTPIVVPNIKEYSEWVVRPAVPESVEDIGTRMEPNLERLAELKPDVIIIASPQLGLQKKLEAIAPVLYFHTYNEDHNNAEAAIKNYRLMAKALGKEAYAEQRLAQMESQLDAMKEKLAAAYNNDFPKVISYRFADTKSIYLYGDNSIPQYALQRLGFEPAMPQPATQWGVTQKRVKELGRLPAETLALYYLPFEQQAELDKSNLWQAIPFVKAGNVAAVEPAWNYGGAMAILYNAEVLTNALLELAPK; translated from the coding sequence ATGATGAAGAAAATCAAATTATTAAAACAAGCACTGCTCAGTGCAGCTGTCTTCACTTTTGCGGTAAGTGCGTTTGCCGATATTCAGGTTGAAGACAGTCATGGTATGCAAACCTTGCCAAAAACTCCGCAGCGTGTAGCAGCACTGAACTGGGATATCGCCGAGCAAGTTTTAGAGCTTGGTGTGACGCCGATTGTTGTACCTAACATTAAAGAATACAGCGAATGGGTTGTTCGCCCTGCGGTACCAGAATCGGTTGAAGATATTGGTACCCGTATGGAGCCAAACCTAGAGCGTTTAGCAGAATTAAAACCGGACGTTATTATCATTGCTTCACCGCAGCTTGGCTTGCAAAAAAAATTAGAAGCCATTGCGCCTGTGCTTTATTTCCATACCTATAATGAAGATCACAACAATGCAGAGGCGGCGATTAAAAATTATCGTCTAATGGCTAAAGCATTAGGTAAAGAAGCCTACGCCGAGCAGCGCCTAGCGCAGATGGAAAGCCAGCTTGATGCAATGAAAGAAAAGCTAGCCGCAGCCTATAATAATGATTTTCCAAAAGTTATTAGCTACCGCTTTGCCGACACAAAATCGATTTATCTGTATGGCGATAATTCAATCCCTCAGTATGCCTTGCAGCGTTTAGGTTTTGAGCCTGCAATGCCACAACCTGCAACTCAATGGGGTGTTACTCAAAAACGTGTTAAAGAACTAGGCCGTTTACCGGCCGAAACATTGGCGCTCTATTATTTGCCGTTTGAACAACAGGCTGAGCTTGATAAATCCAACCTTTGGCAGGCGATTCCATTTGTAAAAGCAGGCAATGTTGCTGCGGTTGAGCCTGCTTGGAACTACGGTGGCGCTATGGCGATTTTGTACAACGCCGAAGTGTTGACCAATGCTCTATTAGAGTTAGCACCTAAATAA
- a CDS encoding ABC transporter ATP-binding protein: MYRLTDVEVIRDGKKILNVPDLTIAAGDFTVVLGHNGSGKSTLVKLLAAELQADHGSVAWQDKPVTDYNKKILAQQVAYLPQKLPEVSGLNVEELIRLGRYPWRGALGRWNDEDQKYIDQAINQTGLAALRQHLADELSGGERQRAWIAMLLAQQSGLLILDEPTSALDIQYQIQVMELLKAVNQINQRGIVVILHDLNLALRYASQVIALKQGEVLFTGEAKTVLTAENLSQLYNTEIQLIPHPTRSEQVVIL, translated from the coding sequence GTGTATCGACTGACTGATGTTGAAGTGATTCGCGACGGAAAAAAAATTCTTAATGTTCCGGATTTAACCATTGCTGCTGGCGACTTTACTGTCGTGTTAGGCCATAACGGCTCAGGCAAGTCGACGCTGGTTAAATTACTGGCCGCAGAGTTACAGGCCGATCATGGTTCGGTGGCATGGCAAGATAAACCAGTAACTGACTACAACAAAAAAATCTTGGCACAGCAGGTTGCGTATTTACCGCAAAAATTACCCGAGGTTTCAGGTTTAAATGTTGAAGAGTTGATCCGTTTAGGTCGTTACCCTTGGCGCGGCGCGTTGGGTCGTTGGAACGATGAGGATCAAAAATATATTGATCAGGCGATTAATCAAACCGGCTTGGCGGCGCTGCGACAGCATTTGGCTGATGAGCTTTCTGGCGGTGAACGTCAGCGTGCTTGGATCGCGATGCTGTTAGCACAGCAATCCGGCTTGCTAATTTTAGATGAGCCAACCTCTGCGCTCGACATTCAATACCAAATTCAAGTGATGGAGCTGCTTAAGGCAGTTAACCAAATTAACCAGCGCGGCATCGTGGTTATTTTGCACGATTTAAATTTGGCATTGCGCTACGCAAGCCAAGTTATTGCTCTCAAGCAAGGCGAAGTTTTATTTACCGGTGAAGCAAAAACGGTACTGACGGCAGAAAATTTGTCGCAACTTTACAACACAGAAATACAGCTTATCCCACACCCAACCCGATCAGAACAGGTGGTTATTTTATGA
- a CDS encoding siderophore ferric iron reductase yields MTALMLDSNDITDDAMLAKLFDACQQISPYLKGELASPRSEDVAGGEQDLAVIQQLYDAIAEQTPEAGHSYWLARCWSLLLWQPLYIAMIGTYEFGCVPSFKGFSQKRHSVYIMGFGFERAQIYSANQASLIKNSGQQLKPLFDHYREQIDRWKRCPLSFTQVLLADSILANLVLLQKLKPEFSGEQILQQGKQWLAAFSLSENYLSAFNIADDGSLNFVRRSCCLVYKTQGGELCSDCPRLHRQKINRK; encoded by the coding sequence ACGGATGATGCGATGCTGGCAAAGCTGTTCGATGCTTGCCAACAGATTTCGCCCTATTTAAAGGGCGAGTTGGCTTCGCCGCGTTCAGAGGATGTCGCTGGTGGTGAGCAAGACCTAGCCGTTATTCAGCAGCTGTATGACGCCATTGCCGAGCAAACGCCTGAAGCCGGACACAGCTATTGGTTGGCGCGTTGTTGGAGCCTGTTGTTATGGCAGCCGCTTTATATCGCCATGATTGGCACTTACGAGTTTGGTTGCGTGCCGTCGTTTAAAGGCTTTTCGCAAAAACGACACAGCGTTTATATTATGGGTTTTGGTTTTGAACGTGCCCAGATTTATAGTGCGAATCAAGCCAGTCTTATCAAAAACTCAGGCCAACAATTAAAACCACTTTTTGATCATTACCGTGAGCAAATTGATCGCTGGAAGCGTTGCCCGTTAAGTTTTACTCAGGTGCTGTTAGCGGATTCAATTTTGGCAAATCTAGTGCTGTTACAAAAATTGAAGCCGGAGTTTAGCGGCGAGCAAATTTTGCAACAGGGCAAGCAATGGTTGGCGGCTTTTTCATTATCCGAAAATTATTTATCAGCGTTTAATATAGCCGATGATGGTTCGCTTAATTTTGTGCGGCGCAGTTGCTGTTTGGTTTACAAAACGCAAGGTGGTGAGCTCTGTTCTGACTGCCCGCGCTTACATCGACAAAAAATAAATAGGAAATAA